The Buchnera aphidicola (Hyalopterus amygdali) genome has a segment encoding these proteins:
- the aspS gene encoding aspartate--tRNA ligase translates to MRTKYCGNIKIVDLNKSIVLCGWVHKIRNFGQFIFIDMRDWTGIVQLIFEIENNVAFKKASTLRNESCIKISGIVRKRKKKNKNLNTGDLEVLVNKINIFNISKKLPLDYANNSNDDIKLKYRYLDLRRSKILQNLKIRNNITYLVRNFMTKRNFLDIETPILTKSTPEGARDYLVPSRNYPGKFYALPQSPQLFKQLLMISGVDKYYQIVKCFRDEDLRSDRQPEFTQIDIEASFINSKKIQKLIEQLIRKIWIKTINCHLTKFLKMSFHDSMQRYGTDKPDLRNPMQIIDVSDIFIKEKFLSFFKINKNKKNKIALLCFCQGDKISRKKIDEYSTYVQKFGLKKIFYIKIINSQNVYENIQSSIKNILDNKILNIILKRTGAKQGDILFLAADEEITVNKSLGMLRTKLGSDFTFFEKNTWKPVWIVDFPMFKKDSSGKFSSNHHPFTAFKTTDKKKIEEKLDDAISDSYDLVINGYEIGGGSVRIHNAETQKKIFNIIGIKKDMQREKFGFLTDALQYGAPPHAGIALGLDRIVMLLTKTTNIKDVIAFPKTTSASCLMTNSPSKLKKIILKELGLNLFKK, encoded by the coding sequence ATGCGTACTAAATATTGTGGAAATATTAAGATAGTTGACTTAAATAAATCAATAGTTTTATGTGGATGGGTGCATAAAATAAGAAACTTTGGTCAATTTATTTTTATAGATATGCGAGATTGGACTGGCATTGTTCAACTAATTTTTGAAATAGAAAATAATGTAGCTTTTAAAAAAGCTTCTACCTTACGAAATGAATCATGCATTAAAATATCAGGCATTGTTAGAAAAAGAAAGAAAAAAAATAAAAATTTAAATACTGGAGATTTAGAAGTCTTAGTAAATAAAATAAATATTTTTAATATCTCAAAAAAATTGCCTTTAGATTATGCTAATAATAGCAACGATGATATAAAATTAAAATATCGCTATTTAGATCTTCGTCGTTCTAAAATATTACAAAATCTTAAAATTAGAAACAACATTACTTATCTAGTAAGAAATTTCATGACAAAAAGAAATTTTTTAGACATTGAAACACCTATTTTAACAAAATCTACACCAGAAGGTGCTAGAGATTATTTAGTTCCTAGTAGAAATTATCCAGGAAAGTTTTATGCATTACCTCAATCACCTCAATTATTTAAACAATTATTAATGATCTCAGGTGTCGATAAATATTATCAAATAGTTAAATGTTTCCGCGATGAGGACTTGCGATCAGATCGACAACCAGAATTCACCCAAATTGATATCGAAGCATCTTTTATAAATTCTAAAAAAATTCAAAAACTTATAGAACAATTAATTAGAAAAATTTGGATTAAAACTATTAATTGTCATTTAACTAAATTTCTTAAAATGTCTTTTCATGATTCTATGCAACGATATGGAACAGATAAACCTGATTTGCGGAATCCAATGCAAATTATTGATGTATCTGATATTTTTATTAAAGAAAAGTTCTTATCATTTTTTAAAATTAATAAAAATAAAAAAAATAAAATAGCATTATTATGTTTTTGTCAAGGTGATAAAATAAGTAGGAAAAAAATTGATGAATATTCTACATATGTTCAAAAATTTGGTCTAAAAAAAATATTTTACATAAAAATAATAAATTCTCAAAATGTATACGAAAATATACAAAGCTCAATAAAAAATATTTTAGATAATAAAATATTAAATATTATTTTAAAAAGAACAGGAGCAAAACAAGGAGATATTTTATTTCTAGCGGCTGATGAAGAAATAACTGTTAATAAATCTCTTGGAATGTTGCGCACTAAATTAGGAAGTGATTTTACATTTTTTGAAAAAAATACTTGGAAACCAGTCTGGATTGTAGATTTTCCTATGTTTAAAAAAGATTCTTCTGGTAAATTTTCTTCTAATCATCATCCATTTACTGCTTTTAAAACAACCGATAAAAAGAAAATTGAAGAAAAATTAGATGATGCTATTTCTGATAGTTATGATTTAGTTATTAATGGTTATGAAATTGGTGGTGGTTCAGTACGTATCCATAATGCCGAAACACAGAAAAAAATTTTTAATATTATCGGAATAAAAAAAGATATGCAAAGAGAAAAATTTGGATTTTTAACAGACGCATTACAATATGGTGCGCCTCCTCATGCAGGAATAGCTTTAGGGTTAGATCGAATAGTAATGCTTTTAACAAAAACTACTAATATTAAAGATGTAATTGCTTTTCCAAAAACAACTTCAGCAAGTTGTCTAATGACTAATTCGCCTAGTAAATTAAAAAAAATAATTTTAAAAGAATTAGGATTAAATTTATTTAAAAAATAA
- the htpX gene encoding protease HtpX: MIRIILFLLTNLAVMLMFSLILALTGIQSESIYGCLIMSSLFGFSGSILSLLMSKWIALRSVNGRIVKSPSNDIENWLVNTVHQQSIKIGISTPQIAIYQADDINAFATGPRRNSALIAVSTALLENMTRHEAEAVIAHEISHISNGDMITMTLIQGVVNTFVIFISRILSEALTNLLSNNRNDSNEDGKDSFLFFLISTFLELIFGILASIITMWFSRYREFYADASSAKLVGRDKMISALNRLKSSHEPQESNSIIAFCINGKYNSFIKLFASHPSLEKRIEALNEKKYM, encoded by the coding sequence ATGATACGTATTATTCTTTTTTTATTAACTAATTTAGCCGTCATGTTAATGTTCAGTCTAATTCTAGCTCTTACCGGAATTCAGTCTGAAAGTATTTATGGTTGCTTAATTATGTCTAGTTTATTCGGTTTTAGTGGTTCTATATTATCTTTACTGATGTCCAAATGGATTGCACTACGTTCTGTAAATGGTAGAATTGTTAAATCTCCATCTAATGATATAGAAAATTGGTTGGTTAATACTGTACATCAACAATCAATAAAAATAGGGATTTCAACGCCTCAAATTGCAATATATCAAGCGGACGACATTAATGCATTTGCAACAGGACCACGTCGTAATTCAGCTTTAATAGCAGTTTCGACGGCGTTATTAGAAAATATGACACGGCATGAAGCAGAAGCAGTTATTGCTCATGAAATAAGTCATATTTCAAATGGTGATATGATTACTATGACTTTGATCCAGGGTGTCGTAAACACCTTTGTTATTTTTATATCTCGCATTTTGTCAGAAGCATTAACTAATTTACTTTCAAATAACCGAAACGACAGCAATGAAGATGGAAAAGATTCATTTTTGTTCTTTTTAATTTCTACTTTCTTAGAACTAATTTTTGGTATACTTGCAAGTATTATTACAATGTGGTTTTCTAGATATAGAGAGTTTTATGCTGATGCAAGTTCAGCAAAATTAGTTGGTCGAGACAAAATGATTTCTGCCTTGAATCGATTAAAATCTAGTCATGAACCTCAAGAATCAAATAGTATAATTGCATTTTGTATTAATGGAAAATATAATTCATTTATTAAATTGTTTGCTTCTCATCCATCTTTAGAAAAAAGAATAGAAGCGCTAAATGAAAAAAAATACATGTAG
- the infA gene encoding translation initiation factor IF-1: MAKEDNIEMQGIVIDTLPNTMFRVQLDNQHIITAHISGKMRKNYIRILTGDKVTIELTPYDLTKGRIIFRSR; this comes from the coding sequence ATGGCTAAAGAAGATAACATTGAAATGCAGGGAATAGTTATTGATACATTACCGAATACAATGTTTCGTGTACAATTAGATAATCAACATATCATTACTGCACATATTTCAGGAAAAATGAGAAAAAATTACATACGAATCCTAACAGGAGATAAAGTTACCATTGAATTAACTCCATATGATTTAACAAAAGGCAGAATTATTTTTAGAAGTCGTTAA
- the zwf gene encoding glucose-6-phosphate dehydrogenase — MITDNNQACDLVIFGTKGDLAKRKLLPALYKLEKYQKIHPNTRIIGAGRADWNTEEYIKITKKAIKLFLNEKFDENIWKKLSLRLIFVNIDVFKDCYFLNLKKILDQKKNIIIYYCAVPPNTFNAIFKGLGKVNLNTLSSRIIIEKPLGICLETSKKINNQISKYFSESQIFRIDHYLGKEAILNLLALRFANSLFFHNWNQKIIDHIQITVSESVGIENRWNYFDQMGQTRDMIQNHLLQILTIIAMDQPKSITTEDIRYEKIKILQSLKKIDINKISNTIARGQYISGIINGKKVPAYREEYGANKNSQTETFISMKVQINNDRWCCVPFYLRTGKRLEKKYSEIVIVFKKIEKSLFEEFNNNLSPNKLIIRLEPNPNIKFEFINKVPGLNKEYKLESNKMEYSYFDLKNNYLIDAYERLLFESMRGIQSLFVSRYEVEEAWKWIDPIIYAYQKTNINTLQFYNAGTWGPKNSDMIIMQDNRSWEKFN; from the coding sequence ATGATTACAGACAACAATCAAGCTTGCGATTTAGTTATTTTTGGAACAAAAGGAGATTTGGCAAAAAGAAAGTTACTACCAGCTTTGTACAAATTAGAAAAATATCAAAAAATACACCCAAATACACGTATAATTGGAGCAGGTCGTGCAGATTGGAATACAGAAGAGTATATAAAAATAACAAAAAAAGCAATAAAACTTTTTTTAAATGAAAAATTTGATGAAAATATTTGGAAAAAATTAAGTTTACGTTTAATTTTTGTTAATATTGATGTATTTAAAGATTGTTATTTTTTAAACTTAAAAAAAATTTTAGATCAAAAAAAAAATATAATCATTTATTATTGTGCAGTCCCACCAAATACATTTAATGCGATTTTTAAAGGATTGGGAAAAGTTAATTTAAATACTTTGTCATCTAGAATAATAATAGAAAAACCATTGGGAATATGTTTAGAAACATCAAAAAAAATTAATAATCAAATATCGAAATATTTTTCAGAATCACAAATTTTTAGAATTGATCACTATCTTGGAAAAGAAGCAATATTAAATCTGCTTGCTTTAAGATTTGCAAATTCGTTATTTTTTCATAATTGGAATCAAAAAATTATTGATCATATTCAAATTACAGTATCTGAATCAGTAGGTATTGAAAATAGATGGAATTATTTTGATCAAATGGGACAAACAAGAGATATGATACAAAATCATCTTTTACAAATTCTCACTATTATTGCAATGGACCAACCAAAAAGTATTACAACTGAAGATATTAGATATGAAAAAATTAAAATACTTCAATCGCTTAAAAAAATTGACATAAATAAAATTAGTAATACAATTGCGCGAGGTCAATATATATCGGGGATTATAAACGGGAAAAAAGTACCTGCTTATAGAGAAGAATATGGTGCAAATAAAAATAGCCAAACAGAAACATTTATTTCTATGAAAGTTCAAATTAATAATGATAGATGGTGCTGTGTTCCATTCTATTTAAGAACAGGAAAACGTTTAGAAAAAAAATATTCTGAAATAGTTATTGTTTTTAAAAAAATAGAAAAAAGTTTATTTGAAGAATTTAATAATAATTTATCACCAAATAAATTAATTATACGTCTAGAACCTAATCCAAATATTAAGTTTGAATTTATTAATAAAGTACCAGGACTTAATAAAGAATACAAATTAGAATCTAATAAAATGGAATATAGTTACTTTGATTTAAAAAACAATTATCTAATTGATGCCTATGAGAGACTCTTATTTGAAAGTATGAGAGGAATACAATCTTTATTTGTTTCTCGATATGAAGTAGAAGAAGCATGGAAATGGATTGATCCAATTATATATGCTTATCAAAAAACTAATATAAATACTTTACAGTTTTATAATGCTGGAACATGGGGGCCAAAAAATTCAGATATGATCATTATGCAAGATAATCGATCTTGGGAAAAATTTAATTAA
- the minE gene encoding cell division topological specificity factor MinE translates to MALLDFFLSRNKNTAHVAKERLQIIVAEQRKFKNEPEYFPQLKREILFVISKYVNIDPHMVTIQLEQKKEDISILELNVILPD, encoded by the coding sequence ATGGCATTATTAGATTTTTTTTTATCCCGGAACAAAAATACAGCACATGTTGCGAAAGAAAGATTACAGATAATTGTTGCAGAACAAAGAAAATTTAAGAATGAACCTGAGTATTTTCCGCAACTAAAACGTGAAATACTATTTGTAATTTCTAAATATGTAAATATAGATCCTCATATGGTAACAATACAATTAGAACAAAAAAAAGAAGATATTTCTATATTAGAATTAAATGTTATTTTACCTGATTAG
- the znuC gene encoding zinc ABC transporter ATP-binding protein ZnuC, whose translation MIEFVTLKNIFVRFSNRYILSDISFSLIPNRIVTLIGPNGAGKSTLIRVMLGLIQPNLGSVIRFPGISIGYVPQKTCFNNLLPITVERFMQLSKRKKNVNILKVLQRVNAASLRHFPLQKLSGGEIQRVLLAKALLNNPNLLILDEPLKGVDIIGQIDLYELINQIRSEIQCSIFIVSHDLNFVMAKTDYVICLNTHICCSGTPRKVFKSSEFISIFGLKRIRELAIYQHNHDHIH comes from the coding sequence ATGATAGAATTTGTTACTTTAAAAAATATTTTTGTTCGATTTTCTAATCGTTATATTCTTTCTGATATATCATTTTCTCTAATTCCTAATCGTATCGTGACTCTAATAGGGCCAAATGGAGCTGGAAAATCTACTTTAATTCGTGTTATGTTAGGATTAATTCAACCTAATTTAGGAAGTGTTATTAGATTTCCTGGTATATCAATTGGTTATGTTCCTCAAAAAACATGTTTTAATAATTTATTACCTATTACTGTAGAAAGATTTATGCAATTATCAAAAAGAAAAAAAAATGTGAATATATTAAAAGTATTACAACGTGTAAATGCAGCATCACTACGACATTTTCCATTACAAAAATTATCTGGAGGAGAAATACAACGTGTTCTTTTAGCTAAAGCATTATTAAATAATCCTAATTTACTTATTTTAGATGAACCATTGAAAGGAGTTGATATAATAGGTCAAATCGATTTATATGAATTAATTAATCAAATTCGATCTGAAATTCAATGTTCTATTTTTATAGTTTCGCATGATTTAAATTTTGTTATGGCCAAGACAGATTATGTTATTTGTTTAAATACACATATTTGTTGTTCTGGAACGCCTAGAAAAGTTTTTAAAAGTTCAGAATTTATTTCTATATTTGGTTTAAAACGAATAAGAGAATTAGCAATTTATCAACATAATCATGATCATATACATTAA
- the pyk gene encoding pyruvate kinase, with product MLHRLRRTKIVATLGPSTDKDGNLEKIIKSGANVLRLNFSHGSSDEHKIRAKNAKEIMSKLNFHIALLGDLQGPKIRISKFKKNSTLLKVNDIFILDANLNEKDGNNKKVGIDYKKLPNDLNVNDILLLDDGRIQLKVTEVNKFEIFTKVIIGGILSNNKGINKLGGGLSANALTEKDRKDIILAAEIDVDYLAISFPRCGNDLIEARKLLRNAGSNAKIVAKIERAEAVIDQKSIEDIVSCSDAIMIARGDLGVEVGDAELVGIQKKLIRTARKLNKVAITATQMMESMILNPLPTRAEVMDVANAVLDGSDAVMLSAETASGKYPSETIMSMAKVCEGAEKVPSINISRHRLNLEFQNIEEAIAMSSMYAANHLKGITAIITMTESGKTALMTSRITSGLPIFALSKHKKTLNLTALYRGVIPIFFNSRNDGVKAANEAIILLCKKGFLFKDELVIVTQGDIMGEKGKTNTSRILKVIY from the coding sequence ATGTTACACCGTTTGAGAAGAACTAAAATTGTAGCAACATTAGGACCTTCTACAGATAAAGATGGTAATCTTGAAAAGATTATTAAATCTGGTGCAAATGTTCTTCGTTTAAATTTTTCGCATGGTTCATCTGATGAACATAAAATAAGAGCAAAAAATGCGAAAGAAATAATGTCTAAATTAAATTTTCATATTGCTCTTTTAGGTGATTTGCAAGGACCAAAAATTAGGATTTCGAAATTTAAAAAAAATAGCACTTTATTAAAAGTCAATGATATTTTTATATTAGATGCTAATTTAAATGAAAAAGATGGAAATAACAAAAAAGTTGGTATCGATTATAAAAAATTACCAAATGATTTAAATGTAAATGATATTCTATTGTTAGACGATGGACGAATACAATTAAAAGTAACGGAAGTTAATAAATTTGAAATATTTACAAAAGTTATTATAGGAGGAATACTTTCAAATAATAAAGGTATTAATAAATTAGGTGGTGGTTTATCTGCAAATGCATTAACAGAAAAAGATAGAAAAGATATTATTCTTGCAGCTGAAATTGATGTAGACTATTTAGCTATATCGTTTCCTCGATGTGGAAATGATTTAATAGAAGCGCGAAAATTATTGAGAAATGCAGGTAGCAATGCTAAAATTGTAGCTAAAATAGAAAGAGCCGAAGCAGTCATTGATCAAAAATCTATTGAAGATATAGTATCTTGTTCTGATGCAATTATGATTGCTCGAGGCGATTTAGGTGTTGAAGTTGGTGATGCTGAATTAGTCGGTATTCAAAAAAAATTAATTAGAACAGCTAGAAAACTAAACAAAGTAGCAATTACAGCAACACAAATGATGGAATCTATGATTTTGAATCCTTTGCCAACTCGTGCTGAGGTTATGGATGTGGCAAATGCTGTTTTAGACGGCAGCGATGCAGTTATGTTATCTGCTGAAACTGCATCTGGAAAGTATCCATCTGAAACTATTATGAGCATGGCTAAGGTATGTGAGGGTGCAGAAAAGGTTCCTAGTATTAATATTTCTAGACATCGTCTTAATTTAGAATTTCAAAATATTGAAGAAGCAATTGCTATGTCATCAATGTATGCCGCTAATCATTTAAAGGGTATTACAGCGATTATCACTATGACAGAATCTGGAAAAACAGCATTAATGACATCGAGGATTACTTCTGGATTACCTATATTTGCTCTATCAAAACATAAAAAAACTTTAAATTTAACTGCTCTTTATAGAGGCGTAATTCCTATTTTCTTTAATAGTCGCAATGATGGTGTTAAAGCTGCGAATGAGGCTATAATACTTTTATGTAAAAAAGGTTTTTTATTTAAAGATGAATTAGTTATTGTTACTCAAGGTGATATTATGGGGGAAAAGGGGAAAACTAACACCAGTAGAATTTTAAAAGTAATTTATTAA
- the minD gene encoding septum site-determining protein MinD has translation MTRIIVVTSGKGGVGKTTSSAAIATGLAQKGKRTIVIDFDIGLRNLDLIMGCERRVVYDFINVIQGDANLNQALIKDKKTNNLFILPASQTRDKESLTYSGVEKVLNQLIKMNFDFIICDSPAGIETGAILSIYFADEAIVTTNPEVSSVRDSDRILGIISSKSRRSEKNMTPIKEYLLLTRYNPTRVKRGEMLSMQDVLEILRIPIIGVIPEDGSVLRASNQGESIILDKTSHAGIAYFDTVNRLLGENHKFRFIEEEKKSFLRRLFGR, from the coding sequence ATGACACGGATTATTGTAGTTACTTCAGGGAAGGGAGGTGTTGGTAAAACGACGTCAAGTGCTGCTATTGCAACTGGTTTAGCACAAAAGGGAAAAAGAACAATTGTTATAGATTTTGATATAGGATTAAGAAATTTAGATCTAATTATGGGATGTGAACGTAGAGTAGTATATGATTTTATTAATGTAATTCAGGGCGATGCTAATCTTAATCAAGCGTTAATTAAAGATAAAAAAACCAATAATTTATTTATTTTGCCTGCATCTCAAACTCGAGATAAGGAATCTTTGACTTATTCAGGAGTAGAAAAAGTCTTAAATCAATTGATAAAAATGAATTTTGATTTTATTATTTGTGATTCACCTGCAGGTATTGAAACTGGTGCTATTTTATCAATATATTTTGCAGACGAAGCAATTGTTACTACTAATCCAGAAGTATCATCAGTTCGGGATTCTGATAGAATACTAGGAATAATATCATCTAAATCAAGAAGATCTGAAAAAAATATGACTCCTATTAAAGAATATCTTCTATTAACGCGTTATAATCCGACACGTGTTAAAAGAGGAGAAATGTTAAGTATGCAGGATGTTTTAGAAATACTCCGCATACCTATTATTGGTGTTATTCCAGAAGATGGGTCTGTTTTGCGGGCGTCTAATCAAGGTGAATCAATTATTTTAGATAAAACTTCTCATGCAGGTATTGCTTATTTTGATACGGTGAATCGATTATTAGGTGAAAATCATAAATTTCGTTTTATTGAAGAAGAAAAAAAAAGTTTTTTACGACGTTTATTCGGGAGATAA
- a CDS encoding TerC family protein: protein MEFFLDPSIWAGLLTLVILEVVLGIDNLIFVAILSEKLPPNQRDKARLIGLGLALIMRLALLSLISWVVTLTSPIISNKFFSLSIRDLILLIGGLFLLFKATIELHERLENEDHDNTENKNYASFWAVVIQIVILDAVFSLDAIITAVGMVNQLLIMMIAVILATILMLLASKALTKFINIHQTVVVLCLSFLLMIGFSLVAEALRFYIPKGYLYAAIGFSILIEIFNQIARHNFMKNQSRKPMRQRAAEAILRLMIREKNKNTKIKRKQVNNTKEIAISSSLETESFKEEEKYMINGVLTLAGRSIKSIMTPRSNISWVNTEKNINEIRLQLLDTPHSLFPVCKGELDEIIGIVRAKELLVAIEKKIDVYQFSSKIPPIIIPDTLDPINLLGVLRRAQGSFVIVSNEFGVVQGLITPLDVLEAIAGEFPDADETPDIIQEKNSWLVKGETDLHSLQQLLNTKELVKKEDCASLGGLLISQKGQLPSQGDIIYINNFSFHIVKATKYRIDLVRIIKNQDINKTYST from the coding sequence ATGGAGTTTTTTTTAGACCCGTCAATCTGGGCCGGCTTGTTAACATTAGTTATTTTAGAAGTAGTATTAGGAATTGATAATCTAATATTTGTGGCAATTTTATCAGAAAAACTACCTCCTAATCAAAGAGATAAAGCACGTTTAATTGGTTTAGGATTAGCTTTGATTATGCGATTAGCATTATTATCATTGATATCCTGGGTCGTAACACTGACTTCTCCTATTATTAGTAATAAATTCTTTTCTTTATCAATACGTGATTTAATATTACTTATTGGTGGTTTATTTCTTCTTTTTAAAGCTACTATTGAATTACACGAACGATTAGAAAATGAAGATCATGATAATACAGAGAATAAAAATTATGCTAGTTTTTGGGCTGTAGTAATTCAAATAGTTATTTTAGATGCAGTTTTTTCTTTAGATGCAATCATTACAGCTGTTGGAATGGTTAATCAATTATTAATTATGATGATAGCAGTAATATTAGCTACAATATTAATGTTATTAGCATCAAAAGCATTAACAAAATTTATTAACATTCATCAAACAGTAGTTGTGCTATGTCTTAGTTTTTTATTAATGATTGGATTTAGTTTAGTTGCAGAAGCATTAAGATTTTATATCCCGAAGGGATACCTATATGCAGCAATAGGATTTTCAATTTTAATTGAAATTTTCAATCAAATCGCTCGTCATAACTTTATGAAAAACCAATCTAGAAAACCTATGCGACAAAGAGCGGCTGAAGCTATATTACGTTTAATGATAAGAGAGAAAAATAAAAATACAAAAATAAAAAGAAAACAAGTTAACAATACAAAAGAAATAGCAATTTCATCTTCTCTAGAAACAGAGAGTTTTAAAGAAGAAGAAAAATATATGATCAATGGAGTTCTTACCTTAGCTGGTCGATCTATTAAAAGCATTATGACTCCTCGAAGTAATATATCTTGGGTAAATACAGAAAAAAATATTAATGAAATTCGCTTGCAATTATTAGACACACCTCATAGTTTATTCCCTGTATGTAAAGGTGAATTAGATGAAATAATAGGAATTGTTAGAGCTAAAGAATTATTAGTTGCTATTGAAAAAAAAATAGATGTTTATCAGTTTTCTTCTAAAATACCACCTATTATTATACCAGATACTCTTGATCCTATAAACTTACTTGGAGTCTTACGTCGTGCTCAAGGTAGCTTTGTAATCGTAAGTAATGAGTTTGGTGTTGTTCAAGGTCTAATTACACCATTAGATGTTTTAGAAGCTATAGCAGGAGAATTTCCAGATGCAGATGAAACTCCAGATATTATACAAGAAAAAAATAGCTGGTTAGTTAAGGGAGAAACAGATTTACATTCTTTACAACAACTCCTAAATACAAAGGAATTAGTTAAAAAAGAAGATTGTGCTTCCTTAGGAGGTCTATTAATTTCTCAAAAAGGTCAACTACCTTCGCAAGGCGATATAATTTATATTAATAATTTTTCTTTTCATATTGTAAAAGCTACAAAATATCGTATTGATTTAGTTAGAATTATTAAGAACCAAGATATAAATAAAACATATTCTACATAA
- the tsaB gene encoding tRNA (adenosine(37)-N6)-threonylcarbamoyltransferase complex dimerization subunit type 1 TsaB, with protein sequence MIKQILKNADITLRELNYVACSKGPGRFTGIRIAIGIAQSFSLSLKIPILDISTLSIIAEKAWRKYKIKKILIAISAKLGQVYWGEYIRHDISLWIGEKTESLIHINTIEKKMKNFKEKWTLVGDGWEKIKFNNFSISKKSKILYPNAQDIIPLALFKIKKKEFLHFTEVSNNYLDTLF encoded by the coding sequence ATGATTAAGCAAATACTAAAAAATGCTGACATCACCTTACGAGAATTAAATTATGTAGCTTGTTCAAAAGGACCAGGTAGATTTACTGGCATACGTATTGCTATAGGTATTGCGCAGAGTTTTTCTTTAAGTTTAAAAATACCTATATTAGACATTTCAACTTTATCTATAATAGCTGAAAAAGCATGGAGAAAATATAAAATAAAAAAAATACTAATAGCCATTAGTGCTAAATTAGGACAAGTATATTGGGGTGAGTATATTAGGCATGATATATCATTATGGATAGGAGAAAAAACAGAATCTTTAATCCATATTAATACAATAGAAAAAAAAATGAAAAATTTTAAAGAAAAATGGACTTTAGTTGGAGATGGATGGGAAAAAATTAAATTTAATAATTTTTCAATATCAAAAAAAAGTAAAATTTTATATCCTAATGCACAAGATATAATCCCATTGGCTTTATTCAAAATTAAAAAGAAAGAATTTTTGCATTTTACTGAAGTCAGTAATAATTATTTAGATACATTATTTTAA
- a CDS encoding metal ABC transporter permease, whose protein sequence is MFELIYPGWLAGILLSFSTAPLGAFIIWRRISSFGNTLSHSSILGLVISVFFKIDSFYAVLLFMIFLAIVLAWLEKSLSISSETILSIISYTSLSLGIICMSFISTARQIHFNNYLFGDLLTITKSDLFTIALGSFFVLMILVFRWNSILSATINEELAQIEGINIFFVRLTLMLMTSLVISIAIKCVGALLINSLLVIPPATAQVFSDSPEKMIIFSILISIFSVTGGIFFSFFYNTPTSPSIVLFACFLYLIINIKKLILKN, encoded by the coding sequence ATGTTTGAATTAATTTATCCAGGATGGCTAGCTGGTATATTATTATCTTTTTCAACAGCGCCTCTAGGTGCATTCATTATTTGGCGTCGTATTTCATCTTTTGGTAACACTTTATCTCATTCTTCTATACTTGGTTTAGTTATATCTGTTTTTTTTAAAATTGATTCTTTTTATGCAGTATTACTATTTATGATATTTCTTGCAATAGTTTTAGCATGGTTAGAAAAATCATTATCAATTTCTTCTGAAACAATACTCAGCATAATATCCTATACTTCTTTATCTTTAGGTATAATTTGTATGAGTTTTATTTCTACGGCTAGACAAATACATTTTAATAATTATTTATTTGGTGATTTGTTAACTATTACAAAATCTGATTTATTTACTATTGCTTTAGGTAGTTTTTTTGTTTTAATGATTTTAGTTTTTCGATGGAATTCTATTTTGTCGGCAACGATTAATGAAGAATTAGCGCAAATAGAAGGTATTAATATTTTTTTCGTACGATTAACTTTAATGTTAATGACTTCCTTGGTTATTTCTATTGCAATTAAATGCGTTGGGGCGTTATTAATTAATTCATTATTAGTTATTCCTCCTGCCACAGCACAAGTTTTTTCAGATTCTCCAGAAAAAATGATTATTTTTTCAATATTAATTAGTATTTTTTCGGTTACAGGTGGAATTTTTTTTTCCTTTTTTTATAATACCCCTACGAGTCCATCTATTGTTTTATTTGCTTGTTTTCTATACTTAATAATTAATATTAAAAAATTAATTTTGAAAAATTAA